The Oncorhynchus kisutch isolate 150728-3 linkage group LG10, Okis_V2, whole genome shotgun sequence region cacttcatgattgtgtcccacttgttgttgattcttcacaaaaaagacagttttatatctttatgtttgaagcctgaaatgtggcaaaaggtctaagttcaagggggccgaatactttcgcaaggcactgtatttggttaactatttagcattcttatggcttgttggtagaagctgttcagggtccaaacttggtgcatcggtaccgctttcCGTGAGGTAGCAGAAATGTCTACCACTTGGgggactggagtctttgaaaattatcagggtcttcctctgacaccgcctggtatagaggtcctggatggcagggagctcagccccagtgatgtactgggccgtacgcactactcttTGTagtggatgccaagcagttgccataccaagcggtgatgcagcaagtcaagatgctctcaatggtgcagctgtagaacattttgaggatctgttttttttgttgttgacactTTGCCAAGGTACACTGACCGTGACACGGCAAGGCAGGTCCCTGTCGACGGTATCCCAGAGAGAGGAATCAGTATTCCCAAGACAAACCCTGGCTGACCTTGTTTCTGCCTCTGTAATGATCActatgtgtagtgtgtggtgcTGGTTGTCAGCAGCAGGCTAAGTACATATTTccagggaggagaagagatggtgTTCCTGGTGGAGGCTGCTGTGGGCCTCCTGTTATCAGGGCGTCTGGTGATCAGATGGGCTGGCCGTGAGAAACGGCCGAGGGACAGACCGGGAGGACAGAATGGCTGGGTGCGGTTCGTCAGAGAGCCTCTCCCTAATCAGTTGAATAGAGCTTTGTCATGACCAGGCTAAATGCAGGTTATGATACGACTGTGTATACAGTATTCCCACAAACAGCAATGAAGCAGAATACCCATTAATAACTAACTTAAGCTTGTTCTTCAGGAAACAACAGCACAATCAATGGAACTTCAGCAGCTAACGTTTGAtgtcttttctctcctctgtcttccctAAATCCAGGGGACCCACAAGAAGATGCTGGATGTGGCCAACATGCTGGGTCTGTCCAACACGGTGATGAGGCTGATCGAGAAGAGGGCCACCCAGGATAAGTTCGTCATGATTGGAGGGATGCTGCTCACCTGTGTGGTCATATTCCTGGTGGTCAAGTACCTGGGCTGACCATGACGGCGTCCGCAACCACAGTTTTGCGTTGGTCTTGGACATTTTTGCACAGTAAGCCCATAAGATACGTGAACGGTGATAAAATAGGCTCGTCTTCTAATCGGAGAGCTCCCTGAAAGTATTGGTTCCCATCGGAAGGCGAGGAATTATCCATCTTTTAACTTCCATAGGTTTTGCCACCCACTTCTATTTCAACCACTCTTTGTTTGCACCAGTAAAATGGGTGCTAAGCAAGACATACAccccgagtgtacaaaacattaaggacaccttcctaatgttgagttgcaccttttgccctcagaacagcctcaattcatctgggcatggacactacaaggtgttgaaagtattccacagggatgctggcccatgttgattccaatgcttctcacagttgtcaagctggctagatgtcctttgggcggtggaccattagtgatacacatgggaaactgttgagtgtgaaaagcccagcagcattgcagttcgacacaaaccgggggcgcctggcacctactaccataccctgttcaaaggcacttttctgtcttgcccattcaccctatgaatgacacacatacacaatccatgtctcaaggcttacatttaaaaaaaaaaaaacatatcctcCATGTATAGTGCTTGAAGTGAATttagcaagtgacatcaataagggatcatagctttcacctggtcggtctgttatggaaagagcaggtgtccttaaagTATAGGCACTGAGtgcaaaacatacatttttacttcAAACTGAATGTGGAACCTTGCAACCATAATTCCAGCTCACTGACACCTGCCGGTCATCCACCCGACAGCCTGTGTGAAGCTGTAGGTGGGTGAGAAGGACATTTCAATATGACTGGTCACCTTTTCTTTCAAACCAATTCTCCACTTGCTTGCCTTAGTCTCCCCTATAATGAGTTCTCCGTTACCTTGTGGATGGCATTCATTGTGGTTTTATTTGAAGCATAATTTTTACTGTTTGCTGCCATTGTTCCTAAATGAGGATGATTTTAGAAATGGACAGAAAAATAGTTATCTGGAAATGGATGAAAAGCTGATGTTTTACCTTACCTCATCACACTGTCTGGAGAATACTTATGCCAGATGAATCAATACATGTATTTAGTCCAGTTAACAGGGACCTGTTAACTGTTTCACAAAAACGTGTTTTGTGAAACTATCTGAACACTTTCAAAATGTTAATTATCTGGACATTTTCTTGGCCCTAGTCTCACTATGTTAGTGCAACCAAGGCTCAAATTGTAATTCTCTGGAGATAATTTTTTAAAGCATTTTAAAACGTGTCTTAATCTGTCTCTGAAGTGTACATTATTTGTCCATGGAATCTAGCAATTGAATTAGGTATGGGTCAAATCTAACAATGGACAGAAAGCATAGTTTAAATACATCTCTCACTGATGTCAGAAACTGTCATATAACATGGAGTTTACATTTACAACAGTAAAACTATTGTTTGAAACAGGATTATTTTCAAGACCAGTACTTGAGTGGGCCTAGTCTGGGGACCTATCCGGACTGTGCATAGGGACCTCTACCATCACATCTGACAtgctagtcatttagcagacacgctTATTCAGAGCCACTGACAGTACTGAGTGCATACATTTAGTTCAAATACAATCCAGGGAGACCAATAAGCATGGAATGTTCCAGCAGGTAGATGAGAAACTATGGATGAAAAGTTTTACGCTGAAATTAGAAAGTCTGACTCCTGGTCTTGATGTACAACTAGCTGTGAGAATACATAAAATGGAGCTCTGGCGCCATCTAGTGACAGCTCAGCATTCCATAACCAGAGGAGAAGCAAAGCAATGTAAAAATCCTCTAGCCTCATTAGCCTAGCAGACTTGTCCTCCATTCTAAAAAGGGCTGCATGCAATATGCTGAGAATGAGAAATTCACTTCCCATTGCAGTTTCAGAAGCCGTTTGTCACAGTAAGTAAAGAACGCATGTCTGTGCtggtatgttactatatgtaATCTGCCTATAAATGTACCATACTGGACATTTATCTTTGTGTTGCTCGCAACTCTTACTCATACCACTGCAGACTACTCACTCTTCACCAGCCAAACAAAGTTAAGACAGACATGTAGCAACTCAAAACTCTTTATTTGCTGACGCATTATATTTAAAAAAGACATACCATTGCTGCCACTTACAAGGCAGTGCAATCACCCCCATACAGGATAATAGTTCAGAAAATGCCTCTAAAGTATTCTTGTCCATCATTCCTTCAgttcttttattttttacagtagCAACAAACCCCTAGAATGTTATTGGGGTTAACTACAACCATTTTATTTACATTGAGCAAAAATTACACAAGAGGAAAAACATCTTTTGAGGAGCATTTTGGAAAATAATttagaaataaaacaaaaaaaacaattattGCAGTATACTACAATCATACATTTGTTACATGATGCGAAAGCAGCATCTTCATGTACAGATTTCAGTGCAAGTCATTTCGATATACAACCACTACCACTTGGAACAACATGACCTTTAACCCTACAGCACTAAGAAGCTGTGACCCCCCCCCACAGTACCTCCAATAAAACTTGAGCTTCACCCAACCTCTTATCGGTGTTCCCCCACCAGTGGCCATTTTAATTTCCTTATGGGCAACATTTCATTAGTCAGTAATAAAGAGCATCCCTTAAAATGCCCATCATATTAGAGGGATACTTCACATTGCTCAGTGATCTTTGTACACTATACTGTATTACAAATTGTTGGTGAATATTACGGGTCATGAAGAGAGCAAGTAGTCATGTGAGAAAATTAGATATTAATGACAACAGAATTCAGGCAGTAGACTAGAGCCACCAGATTACATTACAAAGTCAAGGCTGTTTCCAGTCATGGATGTCACCTTAAACCCCCCCTTGTCCTCATCTCCCCTTTCCTTTCCCACAACACCATCCTGCTTATGGCTTCAGCCACTGCGTCTCTTTGGCTGTAAAAACAAAGAAGAACATTGACAGTGACAATCAGTTATAAAATGTGggacaaaaaaaaataaaaaatactccaGAGGTTTCtgcttaaaaaaataataaaaaataaataaaactggGTTCCCAATCAAAACATCTTAGATTCGAGGTTGCCTCAAACCCTCCACCCTGTCCAGAAACCTCAGGGTGAATCTCAGTCAACTGTTAGGAGGGGTCCATCAAAGTGCCCACAGTAAATGTCTGTTGTTTACCTCTGCACAGGCAGCATATCACAGCACCTCTGTCTGGCCAGTGGTCTAATGGTGGCCAGTCTGATGATATTCTCATCATCATCTGCTGCACAATGGAGCcactacatctccctctctccatgtttaCTCAGATGTTTAACTAGGCCTGCTCTGGCCAAAACACCCTCCTCTGATGTGGACACATGGCTCTAGTGAAGGTCTTTCTCAGGAGCCGTGGTTAGGGGGGTGCTGGAGGTCCTGCCCTGAGAAGATGGGGTGCAGGAAGGGGTGGAGCTGTAGTGCGGCTGCCGCAGCTGCGTTAGAGTGCCGGGGGGCGAACAGCGTTGGGTAGAGGGATGAGTGTGGTATGTGGTGGAGAGCTAAGGGGCTGTGGTGATGAAGTGCTGAGGCTGGGATAATGTGTATGGGCTGGCCAGAGAGGAAGGCCGTGTGGTGGGCAGGGATCAGTCCAGCGTGTCCCACTCCCAACTGGTGGCCCAGAGTGTGGCCTAGAGAGTGTCCCAggtgagacagggagatgggggtGAGGTGGTGCTGGGGGATGTGGTGGACCTGGGCTAACTGGGGGTGCGGGTGGGGTCCGTGTGGGTGGATGCCCATGGCTGCAGCCTGAGCAGCATGGTGCTGCTGGATGAGGTGTTGTACTGTGGTGATGGAGGTAGCCGAGGCTGCAGACACAGCAGGCTGGTGGATCTGGATCATCTGCtgctgggggggagggggtgccGGCTGCAGATGGTTCGCTGCTGCAGCCATGTTCGCTGCAGCCTGTGCTGCTGCGGCTGAGGGGAAGGTCTTGATGTGCTTGGCCAGGAGCTGCTGCTGGATGTGCTGCTGGGCGGCCTGCTGCAGCTTGCCGTACTTCTCCATCTCCTCTGGGGTGAAGGTGATGGGCTGGCTCTCCAGCGGGGCCAGATCGTCCTCCTCTGCCTCCACGCCcatgtcctcctcctccaggctGGGCGGGGGGTAGTTGGGGTAGGCGTGCATGGGGGGTGGCTGCTGATGCATGTCGGGGATGAGGGACTCCATCATGGGGTTCTGGGAGGGGTCCTGTCCCGGGTCGCCCTGGTATTGGGGCATCAGCATGGAGGGCTCCTGATGGAACAGTGGCCGGGGCTCATGAAGAACCCGTGCGTCCAAGGTGAGGTGGCGGGCTTCCTGAACTACTACTACCGTCTCCTCCACCTTCTTATGAGCTGGTGGAGGGGGAGGCGGTGGGGGGAACTCCCGGATGGGCTCCATCAGGATGACCTCTGCCACGGCATCTGAACCTTTCCCTGCTGATGACTTCTCTCCACCATCGGGCCGGGTCAGGGGGATCGCAGGGAATTTCTTCCCTGCCTGCAGCTTACCGAACAGGGGCAGCATGGACTTATTGCCCAGAGCTGGAGGCAGTTTGGGCCCAAAGTAGCCCGATGGTGGGTCCTTGATCTTGGCGCCAGACTTGGTCCCTGTGGTTGGGACATCAGATCCCTTCCTGGACTGGATCTTATCCAGAAGCTGACGGGCGGTGAAGTGTGAGGAAGAGTTCCTCTGATCTCCTTCTCCCCGGGACCCCCCTGCCCTCTGGCTCTGGGAGCTGCTGTTGCGGTTTGGGGCTCGTGACGAGGCAGAGCGGGGGGACTGGGAACGGTAGATGCAGGAGCGGTTGAAGTCTCGGCGCCGTGTAGCACTGTCTGCCCGGCCCCTGTGGCCCCCCTGGCCTCCCCGACCCCGGTGAGGGGAGCCCTTAGTAGAGCTGGAGGAGCGGCTGGCTGAGCTGTGGCTGCGGCTGTAGCTGCGTCTCCATGACCTGGCGCTGCTGCTGCGGCTCCTGCTGCTAGAGCTCCGGGAGCTGCTCCGGTGCCGCTGCTGGTGCCTCTTCCTGCGGCTGTGGCTGCGTGAGCGGGAGCGAGAGTCCTCCGAAGACGAGGAAGAATAGTGACGTCTTCTGGAGCGCCGCCGCCCGCCGCTTCCCCGTCGATCGTACTCGGAGTCAGAGGAGCGTTTAGAGTGTCTCCGGTGGCGGCCTCCGTCACTGTCGTCACTGTAACTGTCTGAGTAGCTGCGGCTGCGCCGGCTGTAGGCGCTCGAGGAGCGCTCCGAGCTGCTGGAGTCTGACTGGCTACGGGAGGCCTGGCCGCGGTGCCGCCGCCGGCTGCTCCCTCGCCCTTCTCCCCGACGCGACGAGCGGCTTCGGGAGCGGCCGGAGTCATCGCTCTGGTGCCGGCGCCCCTCCCGGGGCGTGGACCTGCGGCGGCTGGATCGGGAAGCTGAGCCTCCACCTCCTTCCTCCTCACTCTCACTGCTGGGTGGTCTGCCTGGCCCGGGGCTCTTCTGGGCCGAGGAGGAGCAGGAAGCGCTGGGTGGGGCGCTGGGGTCTGTCTTCAGACGCTTGGTGCCGTTGTGCTCCTCAGAGGGCTTGGCCTCATCAGAGCCTTTCCCTGCCCCACCTTCCTTTTCCCCGGACTTCTGAAGTGCTTCTTTGGCTGGTCGTTTCCTCTTCCCAGGTTCCGCTCCTGTAGCAGATCCTGTTCCTGCTGGTGCTGGGGGAGCACTAGAAACCGTTGCGGCTACTGCTTTATCCTCTTTAGGCTTTtccttatcaccaccaccacctccttcttccccctcctcacctttgtttttgctcttctttcgtttgtgttttttcttctttttggtTTTCTCTCCTAGGATCTCAGTTTCTGCGTCCCCGTCCACTATGGCTCCCTTCTCTTTTTCTTTGCGCTTGGAGCCTTTCCCAGATTTCttatgcttcttcttcttcttctttttcttcttcttggctCCGCTTGTGCTACTCTGTAgcttttgttcctcagtctccccTTGGGAACCCTCTATTTTTAAGGAGGGCTGCTCCTTACCAGTGTTGTCAGTGCTGGGcccaggggtggtggtggtggtggtggcagcagcagcaTTCCCCTCATTGACTGCAGCAGCTGCCTCAGGATTGTTTTTTTTCTCAGCTCCTTCACCAGCGGGCTTGGAGGACTTTGCTGCTCGTCCAGCACGGCCCCCTTTGTTGCGGGACAGTTTGAAGTCGAAGTACAGGGGGTTGCAGCTGTAAGAGAGAGCGGGCTGAGCCTTGGTAAAATCCAGCAGCTCCGAGGGCCACTGCAGAGTGGTGCTCTCGTCTTTGCTCAGGACCAGGAAGAAGGGGCCGCTGGGGATTTTGGGGCCCGAGTTGGGCTCTGGGACTGGGGTCTCCTGCTTGCTGCCTGGTACTGGGGTGGGGGCCATTGTGGGAGGGGGGTCTGTTAAGCTGGCAGAGGCCTCTTCAGTCTTCAGTTTAGGTGATGTGGGCTCTGTGACTGGAGCTGCAGGAGTCTTCTCTGGCTCCTCGGATTTGCACTCAGTAGCTTTTGGCTGTGTCTGCTCAGAAACCTCTACTACCACCTTCTCGGTCTTCTTCACTTCCTTCTCTTCCACCTCTTCATCTTCTTCTTGCTCCCTGATCTCACACTGGTCTGTGGCCTTCATGAACACCAGGAACTGGAAGCGGGGTTTGACTCTGCAGTGGGTTGGTGGGATGTAATGGTAGTATTCAGGCTCCTGGCCTGCCCAGCCTTCCTCcttcttcatcatcatcttcaaCTTGTTGAGAGTGGAGGCTAGGGAGGCGCCATCATCTTCTTCCTCCTGCTGCTCTGGTTGTTCTTGATATagttgctcctcctgctgctgctcctcctcctcctccggccCTGCTGTtccattcccccctcctcctcctcccttggGGCTCTCGGTGCTGCAGCCTGACGTCTCCTCCTGTCCCACggccttctcccctccctcctcctgtcccccctcctcctcgtcaTCCTGATGGAGTTTAGCGAACACTGCTGCGACCGTCTCCAGCTTCACCGGGGGTTTCTTGGCGAAGGAGAAGGACACGCTGACCTTAGAGGCCCCGGCCGGGGATGAGCTGCTCTTCCCCAGGGAGAAGCTGACGGTGGGGGCTGGTTTGGGGGAGGCCTGACCCCCACTGCTCTTCTCCTCCACTGACAGGCCCTCCATGGCAGTGTCTGCAGGGGGGACATACTCAGGGGTTACAGCACTCCCCTCTTCACCCTTCTCCCCATCTACTGCCACGGTGGTGGGTTTGAACATGGGACCACTTCCCGGGGTACTGAAACAACGATAAAGAACATATTAAAGTGACGTGTTTCATGTGTTATGCGTTTCATCCAGAACAcattattttaaattatttttctttGCACATACATCTGCAAACACTACACTGATAGGAAGCTGCAGCTATTAGACTGTtaatcactagcacattagaggctgctgcctttaggcatagactaggaatcactggccactttaaggaatggaacagtagtcactttaataatgtttacctatctggcattactcatctcatatgtatatacagtgagggaaacaagtatttgatcccctgctgatgtTGTACGTTTgcacactgacaaagaaatgatcagtctataattttaaatggtaggtttatttgaacagtgagagacagaataacaaaaaaataatccagaaaaacgcatgtcaaaaatgttataaatttattttcattttaatgagggaaataagtatttgacccctctgcaaaacatgacttagtacttgttggcaatcagaggtcagatgtttcttgtagttggccaccaggtttgcacatatCTCAgaagggattttgtcccactcctctttgcatttcttctccaagtcattaaggtttcgaggctgacgtttggcaactcgaaccttcagctccctccacagattttctatgggattaaggtcgggagactggctaggccactccaggactttaatgtgcttcttcttgagccactccttagttgccttggccgtgtgttttgggtcatcgtcatgctggaatacccatccacgacccattttcaatgccctggctgaggggagtaggttctcacccaagatttgacggtacatggccccatccatcgtctctttgatgcggtgaagttgtcctgtccccttagcagaaaaacacccccaaagcatggttccacctccatgtttgacggtaggtatggtgttcttggggtcataggcagcattcctcctcctccaaacacggcgagttgatgccaaagagctccaacactccatcacccagttgtcctctgaatcattcagatgttcactggtaaacttcagacgggcatgtatatgtgctttcttgagcagggggaccttgcggatttcagtccttcacggcgtagtgtgttaccaattgttttcttggtgactatggtcccagctgccttgagatcattgacaagatcctcccgtgtagttctggactgattcctcaccgttctcatgaccATTGccactccacgaggtgagatcttgcatggagccccaggccgagggagattgacagttcttctgcgtttcttccatttgcgaataatcataCCAactttctcaccaagctgcttggcgatggtcctGTAGCCCATTcaagccttgtgtaggtctacaatcttgtccctgacatccttggagagctctttgttcttggccatggtggagagtttggaatctgattgattgattgcttctgtggacaggtgtcttttatacaggtaacaagctgagattaggagcactcctgctcctaatctcagtttgttacctgtataaaagacacctgggagccagaaatctttctggttgagagggggtcaaatacttatttccctcattaaaatgcaaatcaatttataacatttttgactgtcttactgttcaaataaacctaccattaaaattataggcggatcatttctttgtcagtgggcaaacgtacaaaatcagcaggggatccaATACTTTCCCCCCCTCACTGTACTGCATTCTATATTCGACGGTATCTTAGTCaatgaataatgtttacatatcttgtattactcatctcatatgtatatactgtattctatactattctacgttatcttagtccgttccgctctgacatcgctcatccatatgtatatagtcttaattcagtcctacttagatgtgtgtgtattgggtatatgttaaGTAATTTGTTAgacattacttgttagatattactgcactgtcggagctagaagcatttcgctacacccgcaataacatctgctaacccaatcacgtatatgtgaccaataaaataaaaaggtgATATTATTTATTGGGTTACAGTCTCCACTTCAGCCAGGAGAGGGCGGTTGAGTCTGCAGTATATACTGTAGCATGTGCTCACCGGTTCTGCTGTTTCCTCTGCTCAGCCAGCACATGCAGCCTGCGTAGCAGCTTCTCCTGCTTCTTCCCACCCTTCCGGGAGCGTGATGACACGTTTCTCGCAAACTCCCTCTGCTTCAGCTCCTTAAGCCTCTGCAGCAGCACACCAAGGGCAGGATGGCgggagagtggaagagaagagagggggagaaagacagaTTGGGTCAGacggagaagagggagagaaagagagcagttaAGGATTCCTGCATCCACAGTAAGGTCAATGGTGCAGCAACATCATTCAACAAGACTCTCCACTGAGAGTGTCTGGGATTTAAGGCTTGGGGTTTCTCTGAGCTCGTGTACACGGTGACAGGAAACTCAGTGTGTGGAGGGCTGTAGCAGCATGGGGGTAAGCGGAGGTCCTCCTCACCTGCTTATGAGCGTGGTCGTACGAGTTGATGTGGTTGTCAAACTCTTGGTGCTTCTGGTACTGTTTCTCACACAGCTCACAGTAAAAGTTGGCCCGCAGGTCTTCCAGGGCTTTGGCGATGGCCTTCTCCTTTTCCACCTGGTCCTGTTGTTGGGGTCAAGGAGGGCGGGGGGCGGAGACAGGAGATGTGAGTGACATTGATACAGATTAGACATGGAAAGATGAAATAACATCCTGAGATTAGAGCCGGTATAATCTGGTCTTTATTCTCCTATCATAGGGCTCGGTAGTGGTTGAGTAATCCACAGGAAACTCTATGGTTGTT contains the following coding sequences:
- the gpatch8 gene encoding G patch domain-containing protein 8 isoform X3, which encodes MSHGGGGGDDLVVVLYVFVTRAHGKSFSYYWNVFGLFLLCSVCQDNIGHRLLQKHGWKLGQGLGKTMQGRTDPVPIILKYDVMGMGRMEMELDVAEDATEKRKVLEVEKEVTEELQQKYKDQVEKEKAIAKALEDLRANFYCELCEKQYQKHQEFDNHINSYDHAHKQRLKELKQREFARNVSSRSRKGGKKQEKLLRRLHVLAEQRKQQNRTPGSGPMFKPTTVAVDGEKGEEGSAVTPEYVPPADTAMEGLSVEEKSSGGQASPKPAPTVSFSLGKSSSSPAGASKVSVSFSFAKKPPVKLETVAAVFAKLHQDDEEEGGQEEGGEKAVGQEETSGCSTESPKGGGGGGNGTAGPEEEEEQQQEEQLYQEQPEQQEEEDDGASLASTLNKLKMMMKKEEGWAGQEPEYYHYIPPTHCRVKPRFQFLVFMKATDQCEIREQEEDEEVEEKEVKKTEKVVVEVSEQTQPKATECKSEEPEKTPAAPVTEPTSPKLKTEEASASLTDPPPTMAPTPVPGSKQETPVPEPNSGPKIPSGPFFLVLSKDESTTLQWPSELLDFTKAQPALSYSCNPLYFDFKLSRNKGGRAGRAAKSSKPAGEGAEKKNNPEAAAAVNEGNAAAATTTTTTPGPSTDNTGKEQPSLKIEGSQGETEEQKLQSSTSGAKKKKKKKKKKHKKSGKGSKRKEKEKGAIVDGDAETEILGEKTKKKKKHKRKKSKNKGEEGEEGGGGGDKEKPKEDKAVAATVSSAPPAPAGTGSATGAEPGKRKRPAKEALQKSGEKEGGAGKGSDEAKPSEEHNGTKRLKTDPSAPPSASCSSSAQKSPGPGRPPSSESEEEGGGGSASRSSRRRSTPREGRRHQSDDSGRSRSRSSRRGEGRGSSRRRHRGQASRSQSDSSSSERSSSAYSRRSRSYSDSYSDDSDGGRHRRHSKRSSDSEYDRRGSGGRRRSRRRHYSSSSSEDSRSRSRSHSRRKRHQQRHRSSSRSSSSRSRSSSARSWRRSYSRSHSSASRSSSSTKGSPHRGRGGQGGHRGRADSATRRRDFNRSCIYRSQSPRSASSRAPNRNSSSQSQRAGGSRGEGDQRNSSSHFTARQLLDKIQSRKGSDVPTTGTKSGAKIKDPPSGYFGPKLPPALGNKSMLPLFGKLQAGKKFPAIPLTRPDGGEKSSAGKGSDAVAEVILMEPIREFPPPPPPPPAHKKVEETVVVVQEARHLTLDARVLHEPRPLFHQEPSMLMPQYQGDPGQDPSQNPMMESLIPDMHQQPPPMHAYPNYPPPSLEEEDMGVEAEEDDLAPLESQPITFTPEEMEKYGKLQQAAQQHIQQQLLAKHIKTFPSAAAAQAAANMAAAANHLQPAPPPPQQQMIQIHQPAVSAASATSITTVQHLIQQHHAAQAAAMGIHPHGPHPHPQLAQVHHIPQHHLTPISLSHLGHSLGHTLGHQLGVGHAGLIPAHHTAFLSGQPIHIIPASALHHHSPLALHHIPHSSLYPTLFAPRHSNAAAAAALQLHPFLHPIFSGQDLQHPPNHGS
- the gpatch8 gene encoding G patch domain-containing protein 8 isoform X2 produces the protein MSSTQRDERSCCVQKMADRFSRFNEERDFQGGNHFDQYEEGQLELEQASLDKPIESDNIGHRLLQKHGWKLGQGLGKTMQGRTDPVPIILKYDVMGMGRMEMELDVAEDATEKRKVLEVEKEVTEELQQKYKDQVEKEKAIAKALEDLRANFYCELCEKQYQKHQEFDNHINSYDHAHKQRLKELKQREFARNVSSRSRKGGKKQEKLLRRLHVLAEQRKQQNRTPGSGPMFKPTTVAVDGEKGEEGSAVTPEYVPPADTAMEGLSVEEKSSGGQASPKPAPTVSFSLGKSSSSPAGASKVSVSFSFAKKPPVKLETVAAVFAKLHQDDEEEGGQEEGGEKAVGQEETSGCSTESPKGGGGGGNGTAGPEEEEEQQQEEQLYQEQPEQQEEEDDGASLASTLNKLKMMMKKEEGWAGQEPEYYHYIPPTHCRVKPRFQFLVFMKATDQCEIREQEEDEEVEEKEVKKTEKVVVEVSEQTQPKATECKSEEPEKTPAAPVTEPTSPKLKTEEASASLTDPPPTMAPTPVPGSKQETPVPEPNSGPKIPSGPFFLVLSKDESTTLQWPSELLDFTKAQPALSYSCNPLYFDFKLSRNKGGRAGRAAKSSKPAGEGAEKKNNPEAAAAVNEGNAAAATTTTTTPGPSTDNTGKEQPSLKIEGSQGETEEQKLQSSTSGAKKKKKKKKKKHKKSGKGSKRKEKEKGAIVDGDAETEILGEKTKKKKKHKRKKSKNKGEEGEEGGGGGDKEKPKEDKAVAATVSSAPPAPAGTGSATGAEPGKRKRPAKEALQKSGEKEGGAGKGSDEAKPSEEHNGTKRLKTDPSAPPSASCSSSAQKSPGPGRPPSSESEEEGGGGSASRSSRRRSTPREGRRHQSDDSGRSRSRSSRRGEGRGSSRRRHRGQASRSQSDSSSSERSSSAYSRRSRSYSDSYSDDSDGGRHRRHSKRSSDSEYDRRGSGGRRRSRRRHYSSSSSEDSRSRSRSHSRRKRHQQRHRSSSRSSSSRSRSSSARSWRRSYSRSHSSASRSSSSTKGSPHRGRGGQGGHRGRADSATRRRDFNRSCIYRSQSPRSASSRAPNRNSSSQSQRAGGSRGEGDQRNSSSHFTARQLLDKIQSRKGSDVPTTGTKSGAKIKDPPSGYFGPKLPPALGNKSMLPLFGKLQAGKKFPAIPLTRPDGGEKSSAGKGSDAVAEVILMEPIREFPPPPPPPPAHKKVEETVVVVQEARHLTLDARVLHEPRPLFHQEPSMLMPQYQGDPGQDPSQNPMMESLIPDMHQQPPPMHAYPNYPPPSLEEEDMGVEAEEDDLAPLESQPITFTPEEMEKYGKLQQAAQQHIQQQLLAKHIKTFPSAAAAQAAANMAAAANHLQPAPPPPQQQMIQIHQPAVSAASATSITTVQHLIQQHHAAQAAAMGIHPHGPHPHPQLAQVHHIPQHHLTPISLSHLGHSLGHTLGHQLGVGHAGLIPAHHTAFLSGQPIHIIPASALHHHSPLALHHIPHSSLYPTLFAPRHSNAAAAAALQLHPFLHPIFSGQDLQHPPNHGS